In Anaerolineae bacterium, the genomic stretch TTCGTCCACCCGGATCCGGAGACGGGAGCTCACCATGGTGGCTTCGCCCTTTTTGTAGGCCGACTTTCTCCGGAGAAGGGCATTCGAACCTTGCTGCGGACGTGGCAAACGTTGAAAGACATGCCCCTGAAGCTCGTGGGTGACGGGCCGCTGATGGGCGAAGTGCAGGCTCAAATCGCTCGAGAAGGATGGACCCACGTCGAAGTGCTCGGCCGAAAGCCGCGAGAGGAAGTTTTTCGACTCATGCAGGAGGCCCGGGTGTTGGTCTTCCCGTCGGTGTGCTATGAGAACTTTCCCATCGTTATTGCCGAAGCCTTCGCCTGCGGGCTGCCGGTGATCGCCTCCCGGCTGGGGGCGATGGCCGAGATCGTGGAGGACGGGCGCACGGGGCTGCTCTTCGAGCCGGGAAACCCCGAGGACCTGGCGGAGAAGGTGGCCTGGGCCTGGACGCACCCCAAGGAGATGGAGGAAATGGGCCGGGAGGCCCGGCGGGAGTATGAAGCGAAGTACACGGCCGAACGCAACTACGAGATTTTGATGAACATATATAAACTGGCGAGGGAAACCCTTTGAGAAAGCCCAAAGCCCTTGCCAATTTGAGGCTTGAGGGGAATAGGATGAGCACCCAGTTGCCCGAAAAAGTCAACGTCTTAGGGGTAGGCATCAGCGCCGTGACCATGGAGACGGCAATCCAAACCATTGAACGCTGGATACAAACCAAGGATGAAACCCGTTACGTATGCGTCACAGAACTGCATGGCCTGATGGAGAGCCAGCGTCACGAGTCCATCCGGCTTGTCTACAACCGGGCGGATATGGTGGTGCCGGATGGGATGGCGGTGGTTTGGGCGATGCATTGGCTGGGATATAAATGGGTGGAGCGGGTGTACGGGCCCGATTTGATGATGGCTCTTTGTGAGCGTTCGGTGAAAACGGGGTGCCGGCATTTCCTTTACGGTGGAGCCCCTGGTGTGCCCGAGTTATTGGCTCATCGGTTGCGGAACCGCTTTCCCGGCCTCAACATTGTCGGGACCTATTCCCCTCCCTTTCGACCCTTAACCCCCCAGGAAGATGCCGAGGTCGTCGCAATGATTCACCAAGCCCGGCCGGATATTGTATGGATCGGGCTGAGCACGCCCAAGCAGGAGCAGTGGATGGCGGAGCATGCGGACCGATTGCAAAATGTGGTGATGATCGGTGTGGGAGCGGCTTTTGATTTCCATGCTGGGATCAAACGCCGGGCTCCCCGTTGGATGCAAAAGAGGGGATTAGAGTGGTTCTTCCGGTTGATGCAGGAGCCACGCCGATTATGGAAACGCTACCTGCCCAACATCCCCCTTTTTTTCTGGCTATTGGCTTTGCAAAAGATGGGCATCCGCTATATTCCCCTTCATGATGAGCAAGCGAAGGAGGTGTAGAACGGCAATGCGCCGCGATGCTTATAAACTACTTTAGTTTCCGCTAAATGAGTGGCAGAAGGGCAAAGCCACATAGCCGGCCAAACGGCCGGGGCACTTTGACAAGACGATTGAGGAGGCCCAGAGGCGTAGTCAGGCGGTTTTCTGAGCCGCCTGGCGCCAACGGGCCTCCGCCCCCTTGGGCAGATGGCCTGTGGCCGAGGCTTTTTCCGCATTCGCTCGGGCAAAGGGGGTGCACTGGGAAAGACCCGGCCCAAGAGCGCCCGGCTTAGGTGCCCAGGGATACGCTTTGGGTGCCGGTCCCAAAATCCGGTGGGCCGCACCGGCAAGGTGGCGGCCGGGAAGCACTGGATCGAACCCGCCGGCAAGGCCGGTTCTGGCAGCCGATGGCGGCTCTCTTCTGCCCACACGAACCGGCGATGGGCGCCCACCATGGGCTTGGCCGCCAAAGGGATCTGCTGCTCCATCGGCCGGCGATCCTGGTACAGGGTCACTGACCTCCCGCGGTGCCCACGGCAGGTCGGTGGCCAGTAGCCAGGGTTAGTCGTAGCGCGGGTCGTAGATCGCGATGACCCGGAACGTGGCCTGCTGAGGGCCGGGAACCACACCAGGCAGCACCGGGTTGTCCCAGATTTGGGCGCGGAATTTGCGTCCCTCTTCAACCCAGGTGACCTCCTGGTCGAGCGGTGTGGCGGCGATGGGGCGGTCTTTGTAAGGGCGCACCAGGGGCCGCACCGGCGCCCCCTACTTCGGCGGTGGTCCTTGCCCGGCGTA encodes the following:
- a CDS encoding glycosyltransferase family 4 protein, which encodes ISPAAYYACKEEGVPVVQTLHNYRLVCPGALLMRDGRVCEDCLGRPVPWPGVFHGCWRGSRAQTAVVAGMLTVHRWMGTWTERVDVYVALTEFARRKLIEGGLAAEKIVVKPNFVHPDPETGAHHGGFALFVGRLSPEKGIRTLLRTWQTLKDMPLKLVGDGPLMGEVQAQIAREGWTHVEVLGRKPREEVFRLMQEARVLVFPSVCYENFPIVIAEAFACGLPVIASRLGAMAEIVEDGRTGLLFEPGNPEDLAEKVAWAWTHPKEMEEMGREARREYEAKYTAERNYEILMNIYKLARETL
- a CDS encoding WecB/TagA/CpsF family glycosyltransferase — encoded protein: MSTQLPEKVNVLGVGISAVTMETAIQTIERWIQTKDETRYVCVTELHGLMESQRHESIRLVYNRADMVVPDGMAVVWAMHWLGYKWVERVYGPDLMMALCERSVKTGCRHFLYGGAPGVPELLAHRLRNRFPGLNIVGTYSPPFRPLTPQEDAEVVAMIHQARPDIVWIGLSTPKQEQWMAEHADRLQNVVMIGVGAAFDFHAGIKRRAPRWMQKRGLEWFFRLMQEPRRLWKRYLPNIPLFFWLLALQKMGIRYIPLHDEQAKEV